One window of the Sphaerochaeta associata genome contains the following:
- the carB gene encoding carbamoyl-phosphate synthase large subunit encodes MSARTDIKRILVIGSGPIVIGQACEFDYSGTQAVKALKEEGYEVILLNPNPATVMTTPSLADKVYLDPLKVEYVEQIFQRERPDAILTTMGGQSSLNLALELDKAGLLEQYGVEVIGSSIASIKLAEDRGSFKQVVEGLGLESANSHVVHSLAEAQSKLADFPYPRIIRPSYTLGGMGGSIANNEQEFPELLLHALETSPTGEALIEESLIGWKEFEMEVMRDKADNAIIVCSIENIDPMGVHTGDSITIAPIQTLDDKLYQTMRNASIAILRAVGVDCGGSNVQFAVHPETGRMVVIEMNPRVSRSSALASKATGFPIARCSAKLAVGYTMDEVVNEITGQSVSCFEPVLDYCAVKVPRFELEKFPLPISALGTQMRSVGEALALGRTALEALNKAIRASERKLEGLCDLVAIGRYSEVEVEQFLGSAHPLRLLSAYTTLVRKGPSSLPMIEQITKFDRWFLHLLVQQYELEQAIRSKLDQQTLLDAKKAGISDRHLAFLTSQTPQAIERLRYAYEMHPVNHHVDTCSGEFDALTPYLYTTYDETTEAKPMGEEAVVILASGPNRIGQGLEFDTCCTLASLAYRKLGKKTIMINSNPETVSTDFNISDRLYMESLASEEVKEILRLERAKHVVVQLGGQTPLNLAGDLIKAGASIVGTSLKGLLDAGDRGKFSALVSELGLRQPKNRSAKRTEDILPLAKEVGFPVLIRPSFVLGGRGMYIVYDEEALLALTHLEASEEAPVLVDQFLEDAFEYDLDAVCDGKSLYIGGILQHIEAAGIHSGDSAAVFPPYKSSPQILEQMQAWAHKLAIALDTRGLMNIQFAAKDGLLYLIEVNPRASRTIPFIAKTSGVDLIEAAVRVWEGEDLVSQGLVKTVGGRAMGTCRTGWAVKEAVFSFDRFSNVDPALGPEMRSTGESIGLGKTFGEAFAKSQISAGNKLPVAGKVFVSVNKKDRATILPVVQKLVGLGFAVAATKGTAGFLFEQGILCEVMQKVHEGRPNIIDYLRSRQIALVINTPMGYQAHASDDEIRSIAMRLKIPYTTTTSAAIAAVQAIEYLQKKQVVVRSLSS; translated from the coding sequence ATGAGTGCCAGAACCGACATCAAGAGGATTCTCGTCATCGGCAGCGGCCCGATCGTCATCGGCCAAGCCTGCGAATTCGATTACAGCGGGACACAAGCGGTCAAGGCGCTGAAGGAAGAGGGGTATGAGGTAATCCTGCTCAACCCCAATCCTGCAACCGTCATGACAACCCCCTCCTTGGCCGACAAGGTCTATCTCGATCCCTTGAAGGTAGAATATGTCGAACAAATCTTTCAACGCGAGAGACCCGATGCAATCCTGACCACCATGGGAGGCCAGAGCAGCTTGAACCTTGCCCTGGAACTGGACAAGGCGGGATTGCTCGAGCAGTACGGGGTCGAGGTGATCGGCTCCTCCATAGCCTCCATCAAACTTGCCGAGGACCGAGGCTCCTTCAAACAAGTGGTGGAGGGACTTGGCTTGGAGAGCGCCAACAGCCATGTTGTACACTCGCTTGCTGAAGCACAGTCGAAACTTGCAGACTTCCCTTATCCGCGCATCATCCGTCCCTCCTATACATTGGGAGGAATGGGTGGCTCGATCGCCAACAACGAACAAGAGTTCCCCGAACTTCTGCTCCACGCCCTCGAGACCAGCCCGACCGGCGAGGCGCTCATCGAGGAGTCCTTGATTGGATGGAAGGAGTTCGAGATGGAGGTTATGCGCGACAAAGCCGACAACGCGATCATTGTCTGCTCGATCGAGAACATCGACCCCATGGGAGTGCATACCGGGGACAGCATCACCATCGCTCCCATCCAGACACTGGATGACAAGCTCTACCAAACAATGCGAAATGCTTCAATAGCAATCCTGCGTGCGGTAGGAGTCGACTGCGGAGGCAGCAATGTCCAGTTTGCAGTCCATCCAGAGACAGGGAGAATGGTGGTCATCGAAATGAATCCGCGTGTCTCCCGATCGTCGGCCCTTGCCAGCAAGGCAACCGGATTTCCCATCGCCCGCTGCTCGGCGAAACTCGCAGTAGGCTATACAATGGATGAGGTGGTCAATGAGATCACCGGCCAATCGGTCTCCTGCTTCGAACCGGTGCTGGACTACTGTGCCGTCAAGGTCCCTCGCTTCGAGCTGGAGAAGTTCCCCCTCCCAATCTCGGCATTGGGAACACAAATGAGAAGCGTAGGAGAAGCCCTTGCGCTGGGGAGAACCGCCTTGGAGGCCTTGAACAAGGCCATCCGTGCATCCGAACGCAAGCTGGAAGGCTTGTGCGACCTGGTTGCGATCGGCCGCTACAGCGAAGTGGAGGTGGAGCAATTCTTAGGCAGTGCACACCCGCTGAGACTCTTGTCCGCCTATACCACGTTGGTCAGAAAAGGGCCATCCAGCCTGCCTATGATCGAACAAATCACCAAATTCGACCGCTGGTTCCTGCATCTGCTGGTGCAGCAATACGAGTTGGAACAAGCCATCCGCTCCAAGCTCGATCAGCAAACCCTGCTCGATGCAAAGAAGGCCGGTATCAGCGACCGTCATCTCGCCTTCCTTACCTCACAAACGCCACAGGCCATCGAGCGGCTGCGCTATGCCTATGAAATGCACCCGGTAAATCACCATGTCGATACCTGCTCGGGTGAGTTCGATGCCCTCACTCCCTATTTGTATACCACCTACGACGAAACGACCGAGGCCAAGCCAATGGGAGAAGAAGCGGTAGTCATCCTTGCCAGCGGTCCGAACAGGATCGGCCAAGGCTTGGAGTTCGACACCTGCTGCACCCTCGCCTCCCTTGCCTACCGCAAGTTGGGCAAGAAGACCATCATGATCAACAGCAACCCGGAGACAGTCTCGACCGACTTCAACATCTCCGACCGTCTCTATATGGAGAGTCTGGCTTCCGAGGAGGTCAAGGAAATCCTGCGTCTTGAACGAGCGAAGCATGTAGTGGTTCAATTGGGAGGACAAACCCCGCTGAACCTTGCCGGCGACCTGATCAAGGCAGGCGCCTCGATAGTCGGAACAAGCCTGAAGGGACTGCTTGATGCCGGAGACCGTGGAAAATTCTCCGCCCTGGTCTCCGAGCTCGGCCTCAGGCAGCCGAAGAACCGCAGTGCCAAACGAACCGAGGATATCCTTCCCCTGGCCAAGGAAGTCGGATTTCCCGTCCTCATCCGCCCCTCCTTCGTACTCGGGGGACGAGGCATGTACATCGTCTATGATGAAGAGGCCTTGCTTGCGCTCACGCACCTTGAGGCCAGCGAAGAGGCTCCCGTTTTGGTTGACCAGTTTCTGGAGGATGCCTTCGAGTATGACCTCGATGCGGTCTGTGACGGCAAGAGCCTCTACATCGGAGGAATACTGCAGCATATCGAGGCTGCAGGAATCCACAGCGGCGATTCGGCCGCCGTCTTTCCACCCTACAAGTCCAGTCCCCAGATCCTGGAGCAGATGCAGGCTTGGGCGCACAAGCTCGCCATAGCCTTGGACACCAGGGGTCTGATGAACATCCAGTTTGCCGCCAAGGACGGGCTCTTGTACCTCATCGAGGTAAATCCCCGCGCTTCCAGGACCATTCCCTTCATTGCCAAGACCTCTGGCGTCGATCTCATCGAGGCGGCGGTACGGGTCTGGGAAGGAGAGGATTTGGTCTCCCAAGGCTTGGTGAAAACCGTTGGAGGCAGGGCGATGGGAACTTGCAGGACCGGGTGGGCGGTCAAGGAAGCGGTGTTCAGCTTCGACCGTTTCTCCAATGTCGACCCCGCCCTCGGACCGGAGATGCGCTCAACAGGAGAGTCGATCGGCCTAGGTAAAACATTCGGCGAGGCGTTCGCAAAGAGCCAGATCAGCGCGGGCAACAAGCTGCCTGTTGCAGGAAAGGTCTTTGTCAGCGTCAACAAGAAGGACCGCGCCACCATTCTGCCGGTTGTGCAGAAGCTGGTAGGCCTGGGCTTTGCAGTAGCGGCAACCAAGGGAACTGCAGGCTTCCTGTTCGAACAGGGAATCTTGTGCGAGGTGATGCAGAAGGTCCATGAGGGGAGGCCGAACATCATCGACTATCTGAGGAGCAGGCAGATTGCCTTGGTGATCAACACACCGATGGGCTACCAGGCACACGCCAGCGACGATGAGATCCGCAGCATCGCCATGCGACTGAAGATTCCCTACACCACTACCACCAGTGCCGCCATAGCTGCTGTACAGGCAATCGAATACCTGCAAAAAAAACAAGTGGTTGTTCGTTCCCTCTCTTCCTAG
- the aspS gene encoding aspartate--tRNA ligase has product MSEEVFSQRTTTCGALTKADNGKTVVLNGWVHRDRNHGALHFINLRDRYGITQVVVDDDASPALQAVASELRLEYCIAVTGFVRLRPDSMVNPEMSTGEIEVKAQSIEILSRCAPLPFQIDDGKETREDLRLKYRYLDLRSQGMQQRLKLRHDFILACRKYLASRDFYEIETPTLIKSTPEGARDFLVPSRIYAGKFYALPQSPQLFKQILMVGGMDKYFQIARCYRDEDARGDRQLEFTQLDLEMSFVKRDDVLSLMEDLFNSVFREVMNYELPARFRRLSYNDALNTYGCDKPDLRFDLPLSDVNDLAQKSSFATFKDIVANGGYVKALCAPKTEGVDFSRKYITELEDAAKIYGAQGLAWIKVGENKNLSGGVSKFFSGLEAELVEKLGANEGDMILFVAHQNWKKCCASLSAVRTKLGKDLNLIRKGFEFCWIIDFPLFEYNEAGGHWEAAHHMFSMPQAEYLDTLESDPGSVKGDLYDLVLNGYEVASGSIRIHDVELQKRIFRICNFDDKTAEERFGFLLNAFRYGPPPHGGIAPGVDRMVMIMSEQTSIHEVIAFPKNTAAVSPMDDSPSEVDQQQLDDLHLIINYPKPKA; this is encoded by the coding sequence ATGTCTGAAGAAGTATTTTCCCAACGAACAACTACCTGCGGGGCGCTGACCAAGGCTGACAACGGAAAAACCGTCGTCCTCAATGGCTGGGTGCACCGTGACCGAAATCATGGCGCACTGCATTTCATCAACCTCAGAGACCGTTACGGCATCACCCAGGTGGTAGTCGATGACGATGCGTCACCAGCTCTCCAGGCTGTTGCAAGCGAGCTTCGTCTCGAATACTGCATTGCCGTCACCGGTTTCGTCCGCCTTCGGCCCGACTCCATGGTCAATCCCGAGATGAGCACCGGCGAGATTGAAGTAAAGGCACAGAGCATCGAGATTCTCAGCCGCTGCGCCCCTCTTCCTTTCCAGATCGATGACGGCAAGGAGACACGCGAGGACCTCAGGCTCAAGTATCGGTACCTTGACTTGCGCAGCCAAGGCATGCAGCAAAGGCTCAAGCTGAGGCATGATTTCATTTTGGCGTGCAGAAAGTACCTTGCAAGTCGCGATTTCTATGAGATTGAGACTCCGACCTTGATCAAGAGCACCCCCGAAGGTGCCCGCGACTTCCTGGTTCCCAGCAGAATCTATGCAGGCAAGTTCTATGCACTTCCACAGAGTCCCCAGCTCTTCAAGCAGATTCTCATGGTCGGCGGCATGGACAAGTATTTCCAAATCGCCCGCTGTTACCGTGACGAGGACGCCCGCGGTGATCGTCAGCTCGAGTTTACCCAGCTGGACCTTGAGATGAGCTTCGTCAAACGCGACGATGTCCTTTCCTTGATGGAGGACCTGTTCAACAGCGTCTTCAGGGAAGTCATGAACTACGAGCTGCCCGCACGCTTCAGACGGCTTTCCTACAACGATGCCCTGAATACCTACGGCTGCGACAAGCCCGACCTTCGTTTCGACCTTCCCCTCAGTGATGTGAACGACCTGGCCCAAAAGAGCAGCTTTGCCACATTCAAGGACATCGTCGCCAACGGCGGGTATGTCAAGGCACTGTGCGCTCCCAAAACCGAGGGTGTGGACTTTTCCCGCAAGTACATCACCGAGCTTGAGGATGCCGCCAAGATCTACGGAGCCCAAGGGCTTGCCTGGATAAAGGTGGGTGAGAACAAGAATCTTTCGGGTGGAGTGAGCAAGTTCTTCAGCGGTCTTGAAGCTGAGCTTGTCGAAAAACTCGGTGCCAACGAAGGGGATATGATTCTCTTTGTCGCCCACCAGAACTGGAAGAAGTGCTGTGCAAGCCTCAGTGCCGTACGTACCAAGCTCGGCAAGGACCTGAACCTTATCAGAAAGGGTTTCGAGTTCTGCTGGATCATCGACTTCCCCCTCTTCGAGTACAATGAGGCAGGCGGACACTGGGAGGCCGCACACCATATGTTCAGCATGCCCCAGGCCGAGTACCTCGATACCCTCGAGTCCGATCCGGGCAGCGTAAAGGGTGATTTGTACGACCTGGTCCTCAATGGGTATGAGGTAGCCTCCGGCTCGATCCGTATCCACGATGTCGAGCTTCAGAAGCGCATCTTCCGCATCTGCAACTTTGATGACAAGACAGCAGAGGAGCGCTTCGGCTTCCTGCTCAATGCCTTCCGCTACGGGCCTCCCCCGCACGGCGGCATTGCTCCGGGAGTCGACCGTATGGTGATGATCATGAGCGAGCAGACATCCATCCACGAGGTCATCGCATTCCCGAAGAATACGGCTGCAGTCAGCCCGATGGACGATTCACCGTCCGAAGTCGACCAGCAGCAGCTTGACGATTTGCACTTGATCATCAACTATCCCAAGCCTAAAGCTTGA
- a CDS encoding cation diffusion facilitator family transporter codes for MKTNLALTVSKINIFNNVVLAISKISIGVVAHSAALLNDGINNAGDVVSSVIASVGISAAGKESDAEHQYGHERLESVAAILLSGIIMVVGLGLLVDGISSIIKGSYHEKPVPGLLAVIAAIVSIVVKEIMFLYTRWAAKKTASSALLASSWDSQSDVLATTGGLIGILFSRMGYPIADSIAAIIIALFIFRVGVQVFRDGADQMVDRACKEETVQQIRTVILDQEGVRGLDLLRTRTFGSRCYVDVEISADGLQSLVDAHSIAERVHHAIEKNFPQVKHCMVHVNPSRQKKL; via the coding sequence ATGAAAACAAACCTTGCGCTGACTGTATCAAAAATCAATATCTTCAATAATGTGGTGCTTGCAATCAGCAAGATCAGCATCGGTGTCGTCGCTCACTCGGCAGCCCTGCTCAACGACGGTATCAACAACGCCGGAGATGTAGTCAGCTCGGTCATCGCCTCGGTGGGTATTTCTGCGGCCGGAAAAGAGTCCGATGCAGAGCACCAATACGGACATGAACGGTTGGAGAGCGTTGCAGCCATTCTTTTGTCGGGTATCATCATGGTCGTGGGGCTGGGCTTGCTCGTTGATGGAATCTCCTCAATCATAAAAGGCTCCTACCATGAGAAACCGGTCCCCGGCCTGCTTGCCGTCATTGCAGCCATTGTCTCCATCGTAGTAAAGGAGATCATGTTCCTCTATACCCGATGGGCGGCTAAGAAGACAGCCTCTTCGGCCCTGCTTGCCTCAAGCTGGGACTCACAGAGCGATGTGCTGGCCACCACCGGCGGCTTGATCGGCATCCTCTTTTCCCGCATGGGGTACCCGATCGCCGATTCCATTGCAGCCATCATCATCGCCCTCTTCATCTTCCGTGTCGGTGTGCAGGTATTCCGCGACGGGGCCGACCAAATGGTCGACCGTGCCTGCAAGGAGGAGACGGTCCAGCAGATTCGCACCGTCATTCTCGACCAGGAAGGGGTCCGCGGCTTGGACCTGCTGCGAACAAGAACCTTCGGTTCTCGTTGCTATGTCGACGTGGAAATCTCCGCCGATGGTCTGCAAAGCCTGGTGGATGCACACTCCATCGCCGAACGCGTCCATCACGCCATCGAGAAGAACTTCCCCCAGGTAAAGCACTGCATGGTGCATGTAAATCCCAGCAGGCAGAAGAAACTATAG